The sequence below is a genomic window from Flavobacterium lipolyticum.
AAGCGAAGGATTGTTTTGATATTAAGATTTATTTAATAAGAAAATACTTTATTACTGCTTTTTGTTTATATTTGAATCCTAAAAAAATAACAAGTGTTAACTTCTTATTTTTCATTCCTTCCAAAAACCTATTTTATCTTTTGATGTAAGAGACTGGATGTTTTTGTTGTTAAAACATTCAATCCTAAAACTAAAAATATAAAGTAAATTGGGGTTTTTATGACAAAAAAAGGAACGTTACTATTTGTTTTATTGCCTATTAGTTTTCTGTTTGCGCAGGAACACACCACTTTTTCAGGAACTATAGTTGACTCAAAGACTTTAAATCCATTGGAAAATATTGTGGTAAACATTCAAAATTCTTCCATAACACAATTAACTGGAGCAAAGGGAAAGTTTGAATTACACTCTGCTATAAAGGGAGAGCAATTATTATGGATACACAGTCAAGGCTATAAAGATCTTCTTTTAAAAATACAATCGAAACCGGGGCAAAAGGTTGAACTGGGGATTTTACCATTAGAAGATAATTTTTCAGAGGAGACACCGGCAGCACTAATCACCTTATTAGGCAGTGATTTTTCAGACGATAATAGTTCTTCTGAAATGACTTCGGGTCTTTTGCAATCTTCAAGAGATGCTTTTATGCAGGCTTCAGCTTTCAATTGGGGGCAGGCTCGATTTAGAGTTCGGGGTCTGGACAGCGAAAATGGTACAATGATGCTTAACGGCATGGTCATGAATAAAATTTACGATGGAAGACCGCAATGGAGCAATTGGGGAGGCTTGAACAACGTATTGCGAAATCAGGAATTTTCAGTTGGAGCAGCTGCTTCAAATTATACTTTCGGAGGAGTCTTAGGAACCCAGCAAATAAATACACGTGCTTCATTGTACAGAAAAAGCAGTCAGCTTTCTTTTTCAGGGAGCAATACAACTTACAGTTGGCGAACCATTGCTACTTATGCCTCCGGAATGAATGCTTCCGGCTGGGCTTATGTTCTTTCAGCAGGAAAACGCTGGTCGGATCAAGGTTATTTTGACGGAACAAATTTCAAAGCAGAATCTTTTTTTATTAGTGTCGAAAAGAAGCTGAGCGACAAACATTCATTGAGCTTTACAGGATTTTATACGCCAAATTCAAGAGGAAAAAATTCGGCAAATACAAATGAAGTTACCCAATTAACCAATGAGAAATACAATTCTTATTGGGGATTTCAAAACGGGAAAAAGAGAAATGCGCGAGTAAAAAGAGTCGAAGAACCGGTATTGATGCTAAATCATTATTACAAAATAAATGAGAAAACAAATCTGAATTCCAGTTTAATGTATCAATTCGGTCGGGTAGGAAACAGTACTATTGACTATCAAAACGCAGCCAGTCCCGATCCGGTGTATTATCAAAAATTACCCAGTTACTATACCTCAATCTACGAAAAAGATAAAGGGGAGTTTTCAGGAAATTTCACCCCCGATTATATAAATGCCGAAAAAGCAAAAGCAAATTTTCTCGAAGATCGTCAAATCAATTGGGATGAATTATATCATGCCAATCAGAAACCAATTTTAAATTCTGATGGAACAATTAACGGATTTGAACCTTCAAAAAGGCATTATGTCTTATACGAAGACCGGACAGATGATAGGACCTTCGCGGTAAATTCAAATCTGAATATACAATTAACAGAGAATACTGCTTTTGATGGAGGAATTACTTTTAGAAATTTAAAATCACATCAGTTTCAATATCTTTTAGATTTGTTGGGAGGGCAATATTTTGAAGACATTGATGCGTTTTACCAAGGTGATCAGTCACAGTCTGATTTGCAAAATCCAAATCGTCAGGTAAAAGAAGGAGATACCTATGGGTGCAATTATAATCTTTTTGCAACCACAATTGATGCTTTCACACAGTTTAAATTCAGTTATAATAAAACAGATTTTTATTTAGGACAGTCTTATTCTGTTTCCAATTACCAAAGAGAAGGATTGTATCAAAATGGGATTTATCCAACATCATCACTTGGAAAAAGCAACAAGGTGAATTTTGAAAATTTTGGTTTTAAAGGAGGTCTGACCTATAAAATTTCAGGAAAACAATGGTTGTTTTTTAACGGAATGCATCTTAGCAGAGCACCATCCTTACGAAACACGTTTTTGAATTCCAGATTGAATAATTCAATAGTCGACGGAATTGAAAATGAAAGTATAAGTAGTGCGGAAGGAAACTATGTTTTTCGTTCTCCAAATTTTAAAATTCGTTCAACGTTTTATTATTCATTGATTAAAAATACAATCCGAACTTCCTTTTTCTTTGCTGAAGGAATTTTTGATCAGGGTGCAGCTTACAATAATACGGATGCATTTGTTAGTCAGACTTTAACGCATCTGGACAAGAAAAATAGTGGTATGGAATTTAGTCTTGAATGGCAAATTTCATCAACTTTAAAAATGACTTCATCTGCAGCATACGGTAATTATGTCTATAGTAGTAACCCTAATGTATCTATAACTAACGATGCAAATGTAGCAGAAGGCAGTACTCAGACCACTTTTGATTTTGGAGAATCCTATCTTAAAAACTACAAACAGCCGGGCATGCCCCAACAAGCTTATTCGATTGGATTAGAATACAGAGATCCTAAGTTTTGGTGGTTCGGAGCGAATATTAATTATTTGACTGAAGCTTATATTGACGTTTCGCCAATTGCACGAACCAATCGGTTTTATGTAAACGCTGTGAATGGTCACCTATTTCCAGAAGCGACAGAAGAACGGACAGTTGCTTTACTGAAACAGGAAAAAATTAATCCGGTTTCATTATTAAATATTACAGGAGGAAAGTCCTGGCGTATCGCTCACAAATATATTGGGCTTTTCTGGAGTGTTAATAATGTTCTGAATGCAGTGTACAAAACAGGTGGTTTTGAACAAACCAGAAATGCTAATTTCAGAGCTCTCAATCAGGATGTTTCCAGCGGAACACCCTCATTTGGTTCTAAATATTATTATGGATATGGAAGAACTTATTTTGTGAACCTTACAATGAGTTTGTAAAATTTTAAAACCAATTTGAAATGAAAAATAGATTCTTAGTTTTCGGTTATGCATTCTTGCTACTGATAATTTATAGCTGCAATAATGAAATTGAAATTCCAAAACTGGAATGTACACAACCGAATTTAGTTGTCAATCAAAAGGTTCAGAAAGTAAAAGAATTTTCAGGTTCCGTTCCGAAACAGTATGGCTTCGATGATAGTATTGAGGCCTATGTGGTGTCAAGCGATGAAGGAGGGAATTTTTTTAAGATACTTTTCCTGCAAACTATCGCAACGGATGAAACACCGGCAATAGGATTTAGTGTTGCGGTTGATGTTACCAACACCTATATCGATTTTCGGGTAGGGAATAAAGTGTATATCAAACTAAAGAATCAGTTTACAGATTTATATTTTGGTGGTTTGCGTATCGGAAGTTTGTCTGTAAGCAATTCGGGAGATCCAGTGATTGGCAGAATTTCGCAGACCGACTATAAAAATGTTCTTAATGCGTCTTGTACCATAATGGATGAAAGTAAGTTGGTGAAAGCTGTTTCTGTGGAAGAAGCGTTAAACGACGGTAAGCTTAATACGCTGGTGGAGTTAAGCGGAGTCCAGTTTGCAGAGGAAGCGATTGGTCGTCATTATTTTGAAGAGTCCAACAATGTAGGAGGTTCGACAAACTGGAACCTTCAGGATAAAAGTGGGAATCAGATTATTTTCAGGACAAGCAGTTACGCGGGCTTTGCTAATAAATTGGTGCCGGAAGGGAGCGGAAAAGTAAGAGGAGTTTTGACTAAATACGGATCAGATTATCAACTAATGAGCAGATCAGAAAAAGATCTGGAAATGAATGGGAAAAGAGATACTCCGATTTTTGCGGAAGATTTCCAATCCGTAAAAAACAATGTGAATTTTACTTTGCCGGGATGGAGTAATATTGTTGAAAAAGCTTCAAAATTATGGGAGAGTATGCTGTATGCCGGAAACGGTTATACAGAGTTTAATACTACAAGTACAACCGCAGCCGAAAATGTTGCCTGGATGGTTACTCCAAAAATCAATTTGAGCGGTTATAAAAATGCAGTATTATCCTTTAGAAGCGCACAGCATGACTTAAAACTTGATTCACCATTAAATATGCTTGAGGTTTATGTTTCTACTAATTTTGACGGTTCGAGCGTAACCAAAGCAAAATGGACAAAACTAACAGCAAAATTCCCTTCATTGTCAACACCGTCCCGGGTTTTTATCAGTTCCGGAGCAATTGATTTATCTTCCTATTCAGGGAATATTAATATTGCATTTAAATATATGGGTTCGGGTAAGGATAAAACTTTGAATGGTGCTTTTATGGTTGACGATGTTAGGATTTTTGCCGAAAAATAAGACTGTTTTTTATATGGATTCAGTTAAGATGTTGATTTTTAGGGGACAATTTAATGTTGAGCTGTTTTTCAGATTTAAACTGTTAAATTTTAATAGAATTTTGTATTTTGGTCACCCCAAATCAATACAAATACAACTATGAAAATCTATTTTCTTGCCATCATCATGATGGTTTTTCCATGTTTAGTACACAGTCAGAATCAGGATGCTGCACCTGTGAGACTGAAACAAATTAATATTGTAAAAACAAATTACCAGAATTCTAAAGATGGTGAAATTGTAAATAAAACAGTTGTTTTTAAAGACGGAAAAATACAAACGATTACTACTTCAGATGTTATTCAGCATTTCTTTTACAACACCAAAGGATTATTGGACATGACCGTAAAAGATAAGGTAGGAAGCGACTGGAAAGAAGTTGTAAATTATACGTATGATGCCGACAACAACATTACAAAGTTTGTTAAAAAATATCAGGAAGGGAACGATTATATTACCAAAGTTGTAACTTTTACCTACGAGGGAGCGAGAGTAAAGGTAATTACAAAAAAGAGCACCAATCACCAGAATTTAGTTGACGATATCGAATATATTGTTGAAAAAGGAACTATCGTGAGACGTACTTCCCGTGACAGAAATAAAGCAATTATTGGCAAAATTGAATATGCGTATTTCAATGATAATGTCATAAAGCATAAAGGTTTGGTAGGAGATAAAATTTCAAAAAGTTTTATTTTTGATGATAAAAATTCTGTTGATCTTCTAATTGTTAAAAGTTTGTTTGGAGAGAATTATAAAGTAATTGTACCGATGATCTCCTATCATGAAGAAGAATTTAGTTTTGAATCCATCTCTCCTAATAACGAAATTGTTTTTAGTCCTTCCTCTACTGTATTGGTCGGAGTGAGCAGAAAATACAAATACAATAAACTAAACTTTCCAATTTCCTGTTCTCAGATTGAAGAAAACGGAATTGTAAAAACAGAGAAGACTTTTATTTACGAGTAACGTAAATTTTAAAACTGAAAATCCACATCCCAAATTCCAAACTTCGATTAACAATTGGAATGTGGGATTTGGGATTTGGATTTTTTAAAGAATAGGGTAATTTTTCAAATACAGTTTAAAAAACAAGTTCTATAAGGGTTAGTACCTTACAAATCATTAAATTTGCACCTTATTCAAAGCTATGTTAGAAAAAGAAGTTATAAATTTTGAGCGAACTGCCATTGTAGGTATTATAACTCAAAATCAAAGTGAGGAAAAACTTAACGAATATCTGGACGAATTAGAGTTTTTGACTTTTACCGCAGGTGGTGAAGTGATTAAACGCTTTTCGCAAAAAATGGAACGTCCAAATCCGAAGACTTTTGTAGGGACAGGAAAAATAGATGAAATCAATCTTTTTGTAAAAGAAAACAATATATCGACGTTGATTTTTGATGACGAATTATCACCATCACAACAAAAGAATATTTCCAGAATTATCGATTGTAAAATTTTAGATCGTACGAATTTAATTTTGGATATTTTTGCACAAAGAGCTGAGACCTCTTATGCAAGAACGCAGGTTGAGTTGGCACAATGTCAATATTTACTGCCTAGACTTTCAGGTTTATGGACACACCTTGAGCGTCAAAAAGGGGGTATTGGTATGCGTGGTCCCGGAGAAACGGAGATCGAAACGGACAGACGTATTGTGCGTGACCGAATTTCGCTACTAAAGGATAAAATCAAGACCATCGACAGACAAATGAGCATTCAGCGCAGTAATCGAGGTGCGATGGTTCGTGTGGCATTGGTAGGATATACCAATGTTGGAAAATCGACTCTTATGAATGCGATTGGTAAAAGTGATGTTTTTGTTGAAAATAAATTATTCGCAACTTTAGACACCACTGTTCGAAAAGTAGTGATTAAAAACTTACCGTTCTTATTATCGGATACTGTAGGTTTTATTAGAAAATTGCCAACACAACTGGTAGATTCGTTTAAAAGTACGCTCGATGAGGTGCGTGAAGCCGATTTATTATTGCATGTTGTAGATATTTCACACCCTGATTTTGAAGATCATATCGAATCGGTAAACCAAACTTTGTTAGAGATTAAGAGTAATGACAAACCAACTATTATGGTTTTTAATAAAATTGATGCTTACAAACATTTGACGATTGATGAAGATGATTTAATTACGGAGAGAACAAGAAGACATTATACGCTTGAGGAATGGAAACAGACCTGGATGAGTAATGTGGGACAAGATAAAGCACTGTTTATCTCGGCAACACAAAAACAGAATTTTGAAGAATTCAGAGAAATGGTTTACGAGGCAGTCCGCCAGATTCATATCACAAGATTCCCGTATAATAAGTTTTTGTATCCGGATTATAAAGATGCAGTTGAGAAAGAAGAGGAATAAAGTTCCGGATTTAAATATACAAACCTCCCTTTTGACTTTTTCAAAAGGGAGGTTTTTTTATAAGCTGCTAAACCTGCCAAATCTGTGAGGAATTCTCAGCCACTAATTGTCCTCGTTTTTTTCGCCACAGATTAAGGGATCAAAAAGTCCATAATGAAGAGGTGTTTTATTTTCTTAATTTTACATATAGTAAATTAGAGTATCTGCCTTTATATAAGTCATCTGGATAACTAAAACTAATTATAGTGCCGTTTAATAATCCTTTTACTTTTCTGTCTGAAAAGCTAAATTCAATAATGATCTCATTATCATTTTCAGACTTATTAGATTTCCAAGTTCCAACGGAATTTGTCTTTGTATTATCGTTTTTTAATTCAAAAGTTTTATCTGCATTGATCAATAATAATCGATACTCTTCTGCTTTAACTAATGTATCCCTTGTGACAAATTTATCAATTTCATATTTACCAATGATTTGTTTTTCCTCTATCTTCGAAGAACAACTTAAATAAAGGGTAAAAATTGACAATAAAATAAATTTATATAAATTTTTCATAGTTCTAATTTGTATCTCTTACTTCGGTTAATATATGTCTTGAGTATTTTCCATCCATATTATCTGATTTAACAGCTTCATTTTTATTATACGGAATGTTATTATCAGCATCTCTAAAATAATAATTTCCTTTACGGTCAACCTGTAATCTAAATTTATTTAGTGTTGTATCAGTGCCAACTGATTTATCTGTTGAAGGAGATTGTCCGGAAAAATTATTTTCATTCGCAACTGAATTAACTGAACGGTGTCTATTTAAAACTTCATTTACACACCGAAGTTTAAACTCATAATTGTACTTGATTTTTCTTTCCATAAAAATGCCTGCAAATAGTGTCTAGCTTTTTGGGGGCAGTTCATAGGAATGGCTTTTTATTTTGATTACTTTCACCAGCGGGATGTTCACGCTAGCAGGGGCTAACGTTTTATTGTAGATAACCAAATAGAGTCATTTGATTTTTTGGTATAATTATAAATCAATTCTAAGTCATTCATTTTTTTATTTTTAATTAGAATTGTATTATTTTTTACAATATAATCTTCATTATAATTATTCAGAACTAACTCCATTTTCTTATAAAAATCATTTGGAATTTTATTTGTATTTACAATATATTCTTCGTGTTCTAAATTTACAGGATAAAGATTTACATATTTATTACTCCAATAATAATAAACAGAGAATAAAACTATAGATAACACTACAACCAAAAATATTTTTTTTTTCATTTTCATTTTTTTTCAAAATAATAAGTTTTTTAATTTAGTTGTAATACTATTTAAACTTAATGGTTTTAAAAGATTCAACTAAAATTTCTTGCTCCTCTTTATTTAAATTTTTACCTACAATCGATAATGCATTGTTATTAATTTTACTAAAATAGATTCCTGTTTCACCTAGCTTATATTTTTTAGGAACTTTTATTTTTGCAACTTTTTTGTTGATAGTGTCATAGTAATAATACTCTTTTAAAAAAGTTCCTTGCGCTTGGTCAATTTCTGGAGTATCCGAATAGTGAAGCCCATTAATATTCATTTTTAAAGAATCATATTTTCGAATCTGTTCTTTACTAAATACCTTATTTGTTTCATTAAACTCTTGGGAATATTGTCCCCAATCAAAATATATTGAATCATTGTTTTTGGTTACAATTATATTAACGTTCGAATCGATTCCTTTTGTTTTAATTTTTTTCCAACTTGAAGGAAGAGATATAGAAAAACTATCGAAACCAAACTCTTGAAAATTATCCTTCTGATTACAGCTAAAAAATAAAGATATAATCATACATTTTAATAATATTCGTCTTTTTTTCATTTTACCATGTTATATTATTACTGCTTACAAAACTATTTACCTGAGACTTGATACCGCTTTTATAACTAGTGTTTACACTTGATTGGCGATAAGTACCATTACCCGTTGATTGAGATATTTGACCTGCTCCTCCATTTATTATTTCTCCTCTTTCTTTTTGGCTTGTACTTAATGAACCATTTACACTTGGGGTCATTAAACCACCATTTTTATGAGACAAACCTAAAAGATGTCCAATTTCATGTGTTGCAGCCTCATTAAAAGTCTTATTGGCAATTGTGCCTTTCTCTACTGCACTTACTCTTCCTCCCTTCTCAGCCAAACCAACAGGGTCAGTACCATCCTTCATTTTTGGAATATTATCTGCTAATATCATCACATGGTCATCTTTTCCAACATCTGATAAAGATTTAACAACCTTGTATGTTACTGATACGGTTAAATGATCTGAATTTGTAATGTCAAGAGCTCGATTATCAGTTTGTGCATTTCCAGATAAGGATGATAAAGCTACACTGCCTGAGGATTTATTGAACATTGTTTTAGATAAATCGACACCATCACTATTAACAACAGTTAAAGTCATAGTCATGTTAACATTTCTTTGTTTATAATGTTTATCTCCTTTTG
It includes:
- the hflX gene encoding GTPase HflX, which translates into the protein MLEKEVINFERTAIVGIITQNQSEEKLNEYLDELEFLTFTAGGEVIKRFSQKMERPNPKTFVGTGKIDEINLFVKENNISTLIFDDELSPSQQKNISRIIDCKILDRTNLILDIFAQRAETSYARTQVELAQCQYLLPRLSGLWTHLERQKGGIGMRGPGETEIETDRRIVRDRISLLKDKIKTIDRQMSIQRSNRGAMVRVALVGYTNVGKSTLMNAIGKSDVFVENKLFATLDTTVRKVVIKNLPFLLSDTVGFIRKLPTQLVDSFKSTLDEVREADLLLHVVDISHPDFEDHIESVNQTLLEIKSNDKPTIMVFNKIDAYKHLTIDEDDLITERTRRHYTLEEWKQTWMSNVGQDKALFISATQKQNFEEFREMVYEAVRQIHITRFPYNKFLYPDYKDAVEKEEE
- a CDS encoding DUF5689 domain-containing protein translates to MKNRFLVFGYAFLLLIIYSCNNEIEIPKLECTQPNLVVNQKVQKVKEFSGSVPKQYGFDDSIEAYVVSSDEGGNFFKILFLQTIATDETPAIGFSVAVDVTNTYIDFRVGNKVYIKLKNQFTDLYFGGLRIGSLSVSNSGDPVIGRISQTDYKNVLNASCTIMDESKLVKAVSVEEALNDGKLNTLVELSGVQFAEEAIGRHYFEESNNVGGSTNWNLQDKSGNQIIFRTSSYAGFANKLVPEGSGKVRGVLTKYGSDYQLMSRSEKDLEMNGKRDTPIFAEDFQSVKNNVNFTLPGWSNIVEKASKLWESMLYAGNGYTEFNTTSTTAAENVAWMVTPKINLSGYKNAVLSFRSAQHDLKLDSPLNMLEVYVSTNFDGSSVTKAKWTKLTAKFPSLSTPSRVFISSGAIDLSSYSGNINIAFKYMGSGKDKTLNGAFMVDDVRIFAEK
- a CDS encoding carboxypeptidase-like regulatory domain-containing protein — its product is MTKKGTLLFVLLPISFLFAQEHTTFSGTIVDSKTLNPLENIVVNIQNSSITQLTGAKGKFELHSAIKGEQLLWIHSQGYKDLLLKIQSKPGQKVELGILPLEDNFSEETPAALITLLGSDFSDDNSSSEMTSGLLQSSRDAFMQASAFNWGQARFRVRGLDSENGTMMLNGMVMNKIYDGRPQWSNWGGLNNVLRNQEFSVGAAASNYTFGGVLGTQQINTRASLYRKSSQLSFSGSNTTYSWRTIATYASGMNASGWAYVLSAGKRWSDQGYFDGTNFKAESFFISVEKKLSDKHSLSFTGFYTPNSRGKNSANTNEVTQLTNEKYNSYWGFQNGKKRNARVKRVEEPVLMLNHYYKINEKTNLNSSLMYQFGRVGNSTIDYQNAASPDPVYYQKLPSYYTSIYEKDKGEFSGNFTPDYINAEKAKANFLEDRQINWDELYHANQKPILNSDGTINGFEPSKRHYVLYEDRTDDRTFAVNSNLNIQLTENTAFDGGITFRNLKSHQFQYLLDLLGGQYFEDIDAFYQGDQSQSDLQNPNRQVKEGDTYGCNYNLFATTIDAFTQFKFSYNKTDFYLGQSYSVSNYQREGLYQNGIYPTSSLGKSNKVNFENFGFKGGLTYKISGKQWLFFNGMHLSRAPSLRNTFLNSRLNNSIVDGIENESISSAEGNYVFRSPNFKIRSTFYYSLIKNTIRTSFFFAEGIFDQGAAYNNTDAFVSQTLTHLDKKNSGMEFSLEWQISSTLKMTSSAAYGNYVYSSNPNVSITNDANVAEGSTQTTFDFGESYLKNYKQPGMPQQAYSIGLEYRDPKFWWFGANINYLTEAYIDVSPIARTNRFYVNAVNGHLFPEATEERTVALLKQEKINPVSLLNITGGKSWRIAHKYIGLFWSVNNVLNAVYKTGGFEQTRNANFRALNQDVSSGTPSFGSKYYYGYGRTYFVNLTMSL
- a CDS encoding transposase produces the protein MERKIKYNYEFKLRCVNEVLNRHRSVNSVANENNFSGQSPSTDKSVGTDTTLNKFRLQVDRKGNYYFRDADNNIPYNKNEAVKSDNMDGKYSRHILTEVRDTN